From one Misgurnus anguillicaudatus chromosome 2, ASM2758022v2, whole genome shotgun sequence genomic stretch:
- the LOC129441798 gene encoding uncharacterized protein: MDSKWAYTRRNIIRKRAVRTRVNKMFESLGKEIQSPPESKVEAGSSVQSQWHQETPNFQTKNLSCCDPFIKSLLIEVVRNQEILMEQQRSIIEMVHDLQANNVREITDFEEDPLNQSCFPIEDLSSLIELENDLRSCPETRRKVVLELGLLGGVDVKDTVWRIMKMAIKNDFAKTVNWKGVNGKTPFHNLEFKSVVIDAVRRNPSCTQATELEVENVIKRWFHLAGDREGGRKKRMQLQNFKAENSFSVVNLE; this comes from the exons ATGGACAGCAAGTGGGCCTACACCAGACGTAATATCATTAGGAAACGGGCTGTTAGAACAAGAGTCAATAAGATGTTTGAATCTTTGGGGAAAGAGATTCAATCTCCACCTGAATCAAAAGTTGAAGCAGGCAGCAGTGTTCAGTCACAGTGGCATCAGGAAACGCCCAACTTCCAGACAAAAAACCTCTCGTGCTGTGACCCATTCATAAAAT CGCTTCTTATTGAAGTGGTAAGAAACCAAGAAATTCTTATGGAGCAACAGAGGAGCATAATAGAGATGGTTCATGATCTGCAGGCAAACAATGTCAGAGAGATCACAGACTTTGAAGAGGACCCTTTAAATCAAAGCTGTTTTCCCATTGAAGACCTCAGTTCATTAATTGAGCTTGAAAACGATCTTCGATCGTGTCCAGAAACCAGACGAAAAGTG GTACTTGAACTTGGATTGTTGGGTGGTGTGGATGTGAAGGACACAGTTTGGCGAATAATGAAAATGGCAATAAAGAACGACTTTGCCAAAACTGTGAACTGGAAAGGTGTTAATGGGAAAACACCTTTCCATAATTTGGAGTTTAAGAGTGTTGTGATTG ACGCTGTAAGAAGAAATCCATCGTGTACACAGGCAACTGAGCTGGAGgttgaaaatgttattaaacgTTGGTTTCATCTGGCTGGTGACCGTGAGGGTGGAAGAAAAAAGCGAATGCAGTTGCAAAATTTTAAAGCTGAAAACTCATTTTCAGTTGTGAATCTGGAATAA